A single genomic interval of Phycisphaerae bacterium harbors:
- a CDS encoding ACT domain-containing protein, with product MKLNQISVFLEDKKGRLFEVCSVLGEGGINIRALTIAESRGYGVARMVVDKPDAAMDVLKGKGFVAEKTEIVAVQVADRPGGLANILKILYEKDVNVEYMYGFVEKFSDKALMVFRFENPDEGLAVLSENGVKVLGTKDIVNL from the coding sequence ATGAAGCTGAACCAGATTTCGGTGTTTCTGGAAGACAAGAAGGGGCGGCTGTTCGAGGTGTGCAGCGTGCTGGGCGAGGGCGGGATCAACATCCGGGCGTTGACGATCGCGGAGAGCCGCGGCTACGGGGTGGCGCGGATGGTGGTGGACAAGCCGGACGCGGCGATGGACGTTTTGAAGGGGAAGGGGTTTGTGGCGGAGAAGACGGAGATCGTGGCGGTGCAGGTGGCGGACCGGCCGGGCGGCCTGGCGAATATCCTGAAAATCCTGTACGAGAAGGACGTGAACGTCGAGTACATGTACGGGTTCGTGGAGAAGTTTTCGGACAAGGCGCTGATGGTGTTCCGTTTCGAGAATCCCGACGAGGGGCTGGCGGTCCTCAGCGAGAACGGCGTAAAGGTGCTGGGCACCAAAGACATTGTGAATCTCTGA